One region of Flavobacterium pisciphilum genomic DNA includes:
- the msrA gene encoding peptide-methionine (S)-S-oxide reductase MsrA produces MKNTILISLLILSFNGFGQAKKQPNYDTITLGGGCYWCVEAVYENLNGVKSVVSGFSGGKTTNPSYEEVSTGRTGFAEVVQITYDKNITNLDEIFKVFFTVHDPTTLNRQGADVGSQYRSVIFYKNEEQKNAAKNIINALTKANIYNTPIVTAVEPFTKFYKAEDYHQNYYDNNKNQPYCKMVIQPKIEKFEKVFKDKLKKK; encoded by the coding sequence ATGAAAAATACAATTTTAATTAGTCTTTTAATCCTATCATTTAATGGATTTGGGCAAGCAAAAAAACAACCCAATTACGACACTATCACACTTGGTGGAGGATGTTATTGGTGCGTAGAAGCAGTTTACGAAAATTTGAATGGAGTAAAATCTGTCGTGTCAGGTTTTTCGGGAGGAAAAACAACGAATCCAAGCTATGAAGAAGTATCGACTGGAAGAACTGGATTTGCTGAAGTGGTCCAAATTACATACGATAAAAACATAACAAATCTTGATGAAATATTTAAAGTCTTTTTTACTGTACATGATCCCACAACCTTAAACAGACAAGGTGCTGATGTAGGCAGCCAATATCGTTCCGTAATTTTTTACAAAAATGAAGAACAAAAAAATGCAGCAAAAAACATTATAAACGCATTAACAAAAGCAAACATATACAACACTCCCATAGTAACCGCTGTAGAACCATTTACTAAATTCTATAAAGCCGAGGACTATCATCAAAATTATTATGACAATAATAAAAATCAACCCTATTGCAAAATGGTAATCCAACCAAAAATAGAAAAGTTTGAAAAAGTCTTTAAAGACAAATTAAAAAAGAAATAA
- a CDS encoding aminopeptidase P family protein, which translates to MKHTLLSLLFLLFFNQNNAQENLPTDYLSKEFHKDRRDTFRNLMPINSVAIIFSYPERKFSRDINYNFHQNPDLYYLSGYKEPDAVLLLFKETQGSGETIYNELLFVRERNAAHEMWTGRRLGIDGAKSKLGFPTVYNGKDFKDFDIDFKKFDKLIYDKIPTDIEKDASGFDLFGLLQAFKTKASIINEDITSLLLFENITATLREIKTPEEINLMRKSVKLSCIAHNEVMKAITPDMSENEAEGIHAYIHRKYGAEGEGYPPIVGAGANGCILHYNENNSIKIDNQLLLMDVGSEYHGYSADVTRTIPANGKFTEEQKAIYQLVYDAQEEVFKICKEGTPLADLNKKATEVLAKGLLQLGIIKELKEVKTYYPHGCSHFLGLDVHDKGNYSGSTSLLKENMIITVEPGIYIPANSKCDKKWWNIGVRIEDDILIKKDSYENLSIDSPRKWQDIERLASQKSKFNEINLQKL; encoded by the coding sequence ATGAAGCATACACTCCTATCTCTTTTATTCTTATTGTTTTTTAACCAAAATAATGCTCAGGAAAATTTACCTACTGATTACCTTTCAAAAGAATTCCACAAAGACAGAAGAGATACTTTTAGAAATTTAATGCCTATAAATTCTGTAGCCATAATCTTTTCCTATCCCGAGAGGAAGTTTTCTAGAGATATTAATTATAATTTTCATCAAAATCCTGATTTATATTACTTAAGCGGTTATAAAGAGCCTGATGCTGTTTTATTACTCTTTAAAGAAACACAAGGAAGTGGCGAAACTATTTATAATGAATTGCTTTTTGTTAGAGAAAGAAATGCAGCTCATGAAATGTGGACTGGAAGACGCTTAGGCATTGATGGAGCAAAATCTAAATTAGGATTCCCGACTGTTTATAACGGAAAAGACTTTAAAGATTTTGATATCGACTTTAAAAAATTTGACAAACTAATTTATGATAAAATTCCAACCGACATTGAAAAAGACGCAAGTGGCTTTGATCTTTTTGGGTTGCTACAAGCTTTTAAAACAAAAGCATCAATTATTAATGAAGATATAACCTCTTTACTATTATTTGAAAATATCACGGCAACACTTCGAGAAATAAAAACTCCTGAAGAAATTAATTTAATGCGTAAATCTGTTAAACTTTCCTGCATTGCACACAATGAAGTCATGAAAGCTATTACTCCTGACATGAGCGAAAATGAAGCTGAAGGAATTCACGCTTATATTCACCGAAAATACGGAGCCGAAGGTGAAGGATACCCTCCAATTGTGGGAGCAGGAGCAAATGGATGCATTTTACACTATAACGAAAATAATAGCATCAAAATCGACAATCAATTGTTATTAATGGATGTAGGATCTGAGTATCATGGATACTCTGCTGATGTTACCCGAACTATTCCTGCTAACGGGAAATTTACTGAAGAACAAAAAGCCATTTATCAATTGGTTTATGATGCCCAAGAAGAAGTTTTTAAAATTTGCAAAGAGGGAACTCCCCTAGCCGATTTAAACAAAAAAGCTACAGAAGTTCTAGCAAAAGGTTTACTACAACTAGGAATTATCAAAGAACTGAAGGAAGTAAAAACTTATTACCCACACGGATGTTCTCATTTCTTAGGCCTAGATGTCCACGACAAAGGCAATTACAGTGGATCTACAAGTCTCCTTAAAGAAAATATGATTATTACAGTTGAACCAGGAATTTACATTCCTGCAAATAGTAAGTGTGACAAAAAATGGTGGAATATTGGTGTGCGCATAGAAGATGACATTCTTATAAAAAAAGACTCTTACGAAAACCTATCTATAGATTCCCCTAGAAAATGGCAAGATATTGAAAGACTAGCTTCTCAAAAAAGCAAATTCAACGAAATCAACTTACAAAAACTATAA
- a CDS encoding quinone oxidoreductase family protein, giving the protein MKALTFSTFGNSDVLEYIDIPNPQLKNDEILVEMKAIGLNFADVYRRKGNYHLKGNPPFIAGYEGSGVVVNTNNHSEFKIGDRVAFADVPFANAELVAVNINHVIPLPEAIDFKTGASILLQGLTAHYLATDSHKTLKGETVIIHAVAGGVGQFLTQISKLLGAAVIGLTSSIDKAKVAIEQGADHVFLYNDDWKTSILNIIPTGADVVYDSIGSTLNESFEVTKNCGQVVFFGMAGGDPEFVDPRMLMDTSKTLTGGDLWSYLTTREERIKRANQLFTWITEGKISLSEPTSFRLSDGKQAHDYLESRKSTGKIILVP; this is encoded by the coding sequence ATGAAAGCATTAACTTTTTCTACTTTTGGCAATTCTGATGTACTTGAATACATTGATATTCCTAATCCACAATTAAAAAACGATGAGATCTTAGTCGAAATGAAAGCAATTGGGCTAAACTTTGCCGATGTATATCGCCGAAAAGGAAATTATCACCTTAAAGGAAACCCTCCTTTTATAGCGGGTTACGAAGGTTCTGGAGTTGTCGTAAACACAAATAATCATTCCGAATTCAAAATTGGAGACAGAGTTGCTTTTGCTGACGTTCCTTTTGCAAATGCAGAACTTGTTGCTGTCAATATAAATCATGTAATTCCGTTACCTGAAGCAATTGATTTTAAAACCGGTGCTTCTATTCTACTACAAGGACTAACAGCACATTACCTAGCCACTGATAGTCACAAAACATTAAAAGGTGAAACTGTAATCATTCATGCTGTAGCTGGTGGAGTTGGACAATTCTTAACTCAAATAAGCAAACTTTTGGGTGCAGCTGTAATTGGTTTGACCTCATCTATCGATAAAGCAAAAGTTGCTATTGAACAAGGAGCAGACCATGTCTTTTTATACAACGACGACTGGAAGACTTCAATACTTAATATTATACCAACTGGTGCAGATGTCGTTTACGACAGCATCGGAAGCACTTTAAATGAGAGTTTCGAAGTAACCAAAAACTGTGGTCAAGTAGTATTTTTTGGAATGGCTGGTGGAGATCCAGAGTTTGTAGATCCAAGAATGCTCATGGATACTTCTAAAACTCTAACTGGCGGAGATTTATGGAGCTACCTAACCACTAGAGAAGAAAGAATAAAAAGAGCCAATCAGCTATTCACATGGATTACTGAAGGTAAAATTTCACTTTCAGAACCAACTTCTTTTAGACTATCTGACGGAAAACAAGCACATGACTACCTTGAGAGCCGAAAAAGTACTGGAAAAATAATTCTGGTTCCATAA
- a CDS encoding DUF6630 family protein, whose translation MKDFFSNFFNRNNDPKSIVSFDVINSIYSYLYNEVSSVDFKMKGVHDTVSVKFYSFPSSFDHEEGRGEIKKSGFNNAYEVLNELYKKVDIGVLSEESMQAELEYDYIHIQFYSEPTPEMKKHLKHILHNFIIFFCCTNSLETNDFKMLYTNNYFFDYTRGLLDSESVDMANPKNEIQRIGFKNFETILQGICQYMNIELPKSVVLPSSENLMLDEVAVGDFKEFLMLISRGDIDEELLENQSQILFDNFGNEEDEYDCEDEFDFFEGVNCWHSDWKFDPEDAKWFVSEMLGEDFSFEYPEETYSHDLFPYIQTELAKQNLELMSYDTKGDSYLFFIANKNEVSRILELSEIVEMGIDKL comes from the coding sequence ATGAAAGATTTTTTTTCTAATTTTTTTAATAGAAATAACGACCCAAAATCAATAGTCTCTTTTGATGTTATAAATTCAATTTACTCTTATTTATATAATGAGGTAAGTAGTGTTGATTTTAAAATGAAAGGAGTTCATGATACTGTTTCTGTTAAGTTTTATTCGTTTCCAAGTTCATTCGATCATGAAGAAGGGAGGGGTGAAATTAAGAAAAGCGGTTTTAATAATGCATACGAAGTTTTAAATGAATTGTACAAAAAAGTTGATATTGGAGTGCTTTCTGAGGAAAGTATGCAGGCTGAATTAGAGTACGATTATATTCATATTCAATTTTATTCTGAGCCAACGCCAGAAATGAAAAAACATCTGAAGCATATACTGCATAATTTTATTATTTTCTTTTGTTGTACCAATAGTCTTGAAACAAATGATTTTAAAATGTTGTATACAAATAATTATTTTTTTGATTATACAAGAGGGTTATTGGATTCTGAGAGTGTTGATATGGCAAATCCTAAAAATGAAATTCAAAGAATAGGATTTAAAAACTTTGAAACCATTTTACAGGGGATTTGTCAATATATGAATATTGAATTGCCTAAAAGTGTTGTTTTGCCATCTTCAGAAAACTTGATGCTTGACGAGGTTGCTGTTGGGGATTTTAAAGAATTCTTGATGTTAATTTCTAGGGGGGATATTGATGAAGAACTGCTTGAAAATCAGTCTCAGATTCTTTTTGATAATTTTGGAAATGAAGAAGATGAGTATGATTGTGAAGATGAATTTGATTTTTTTGAAGGAGTAAATTGTTGGCATAGTGATTGGAAATTTGATCCTGAAGATGCCAAATGGTTTGTGTCTGAAATGCTTGGTGAGGATTTCAGTTTTGAATATCCAGAAGAGACGTATAGTCATGATTTGTTTCCTTATATCCAAACAGAATTGGCTAAACAAAATTTAGAGCTTATGAGTTATGATACAAAAGGAGATAGTTATTTGTTTTTTATTGCTAACAAAAACGAAGTCTCAAGGATTTTAGAGTTATCGGAAATTGTTGAAATGGGAATTGATAAATTATAA
- a CDS encoding SMI1/KNR4 family protein: protein MTLLDVETKYGFVYPAIYKELSLGEMLNVGEYGPNWYTTVYPKLKENPPLLLHSYDFELLNTKDVNEAIEELLDPEDYRQIKEEFKFIPFGQSGAGDHYCFFLSEESNGDMPIVFVWHDANEVNYLAKNLQDFIFRMLLVDMSDQDVYNNVTDEAFRDNLERVLKTHKKYLTNKQNDVLQNVFSREIIDYEIVLPRAKEAKRGLLTDIELKQLLNEVIPFDKMDLSFEYSKE, encoded by the coding sequence ATGACACTATTAGATGTTGAAACAAAATATGGATTCGTATATCCAGCTATCTATAAAGAACTCTCTTTGGGAGAAATGCTTAATGTTGGAGAGTATGGCCCCAATTGGTACACTACAGTTTATCCAAAATTAAAAGAAAATCCTCCTTTGTTATTGCATTCTTATGATTTTGAATTGCTCAATACAAAAGATGTCAATGAGGCGATAGAAGAGCTTTTGGATCCAGAAGATTATCGTCAAATAAAAGAAGAATTCAAATTTATACCTTTCGGTCAGAGTGGTGCAGGAGATCATTATTGTTTCTTTTTGAGTGAAGAAAGTAATGGTGATATGCCTATTGTTTTCGTTTGGCATGATGCAAATGAGGTAAATTATCTTGCAAAGAACTTACAGGATTTTATTTTTAGAATGCTTCTAGTTGATATGTCTGATCAAGATGTTTATAACAATGTAACTGATGAAGCATTTAGGGATAATCTAGAAAGGGTTCTTAAAACTCATAAAAAATACCTGACAAATAAGCAAAATGATGTTTTGCAAAATGTATTCAGTCGAGAAATCATTGACTATGAAATTGTATTACCAAGAGCCAAAGAAGCTAAAAGAGGATTATTAACGGATATTGAATTAAAACAGTTATTAAATGAAGTTATCCCATTTGATAAAATGGATCTTAGTTTTGAATATTCGAAGGAATAA
- a CDS encoding NAD(P)/FAD-dependent oxidoreductase has product MPRELLLQVSPEIAANELLLKEHLSKQIKVSPKEIQHVSILKRSIDARQKAIKINLKVAIYLQNEVFQPAKFQIPDYKNVSGTQEVIVVGAGPAGLFAALQLIELGLKPIVLERGKDVRGRRRDLKAINTEHFVNEDSNYCFGEGGAGTYSDGKLYTRSKKRGDVTRILELLVAFGASDDILIEAHPHIGTNKLPKIIQDIREKIIECGGQVLFETRVTDILVKNNEVQGVVTQKGDTINANKLILATGHSARDIFELLDKKKIFIEAKPFALGVRAEHPQSLIDSIQYSCDYRGEHLPPAPYSIVKQVGGRGMYSFCMCPGGVIAPCATSPGEVVTNGWSPSKRDQATANSGIVIELKLEDFKPFAKFGALAGMEFQKSIEQKAWHLAGETQKVPAQRMVDFTQNKVSSDIPKTSYVPGTTSVEMGQVFPGFLSQILREGFSEFGKSMRGYLTNEAILHAPESRTSSPVRIPRDSVTYEHLQIKGLYPCGEGAGYAGGIISAAIDGEKCALMIAEALK; this is encoded by the coding sequence ATGCCAAGAGAACTTTTACTTCAAGTATCGCCCGAAATAGCCGCAAATGAGTTGTTGCTAAAAGAACATTTGTCGAAACAAATTAAGGTTTCTCCAAAGGAAATTCAACATGTATCTATTTTAAAGCGTTCTATTGATGCCCGTCAGAAAGCAATAAAAATCAATTTGAAAGTAGCAATTTATTTGCAAAATGAGGTTTTTCAACCAGCTAAATTTCAAATTCCAGATTATAAAAATGTATCAGGAACACAGGAAGTAATTGTTGTAGGGGCAGGTCCTGCAGGTCTTTTTGCAGCTTTGCAATTAATAGAGTTAGGTTTAAAACCAATAGTTCTCGAAAGAGGAAAAGATGTTCGAGGCCGTCGAAGAGATTTGAAAGCAATAAATACGGAGCATTTTGTAAATGAAGATTCTAATTATTGTTTTGGAGAAGGAGGAGCAGGTACTTACTCTGACGGGAAATTATATACTCGTTCAAAAAAACGTGGCGATGTAACTAGAATTTTAGAGTTGTTGGTTGCCTTTGGTGCTTCAGATGATATTTTGATAGAAGCACATCCACATATTGGAACTAATAAGTTGCCAAAGATTATTCAGGATATTAGAGAGAAAATTATCGAATGCGGTGGTCAGGTTTTATTTGAAACTAGAGTGACTGATATTCTTGTAAAAAATAATGAAGTTCAAGGAGTCGTAACTCAAAAGGGAGATACTATTAATGCTAATAAATTGATATTGGCAACAGGACATTCTGCCCGTGACATTTTTGAGTTATTAGATAAAAAGAAAATTTTTATCGAAGCCAAACCTTTTGCATTAGGGGTAAGAGCAGAACATCCACAATCTTTAATAGATAGTATTCAGTATAGCTGTGATTATCGTGGCGAACATTTGCCTCCAGCACCATATTCTATTGTGAAGCAAGTGGGAGGAAGAGGAATGTATTCTTTTTGTATGTGTCCGGGAGGTGTGATAGCGCCATGTGCAACAAGTCCAGGAGAAGTAGTTACTAATGGTTGGTCGCCATCTAAAAGGGATCAAGCTACAGCAAATTCTGGAATTGTAATCGAATTAAAATTAGAAGATTTTAAACCGTTTGCTAAATTTGGAGCTTTAGCGGGAATGGAATTTCAGAAAAGTATTGAGCAAAAAGCGTGGCATTTAGCAGGGGAAACTCAAAAAGTTCCTGCACAAAGAATGGTCGATTTTACTCAAAATAAAGTTTCATCAGATATTCCTAAAACATCCTATGTTCCAGGAACTACTTCTGTAGAAATGGGACAGGTGTTTCCTGGATTTTTATCTCAAATATTACGCGAAGGTTTTTCTGAATTTGGTAAATCTATGCGTGGTTATTTAACCAACGAAGCAATTCTTCATGCTCCAGAAAGTAGAACTTCATCTCCAGTACGTATTCCTAGAGACTCAGTAACTTATGAGCATTTGCAAATAAAAGGACTTTATCCTTGCGGTGAAGGAGCAGGTTACGCAGGTGGGATTATTTCAGCAGCTATAGATGGTGAAAAATGTGCTTTAATGATTGCTGAAGCATTAAAATAA
- the recQ gene encoding DNA helicase RecQ produces the protein MNSNEIEIHKELKKYFGFSQFKGLQEEVIKSILDKKNTFVIMPTGGGKSLCYQLPALIQEGTAIVVSPLIALMKNQVDAIRSLSSENGIAHVLNSSLTKTEIAQVKKDITSGLTKLLYVAPESLTKEEYVQFLQNVPISFVAIDEAHCISEWGHDFRPEYRNLKHIIKQLGDVPIIGLTATATPKVQEDILKNLDMSDANTFKASFNRPNLYYEVRTKTKNIESDIIRFIKQHKGKSGIIYCLSRKKVEAIAEVLQVNGISAVPYHAGLDAKTRAKHQDMFLMEDVDVVVATIAFGMGIDKPDVRFVIHHDIPKSLESYYQETGRAGRDGGEGHCLAYYSYKDVEKLEKFMSGKPVAEQEIGFALLQEVVAYAETSMSRRKFLLHYFGEEFDSETGEGADMDDNVRNPKTKIEAKDQVVKLLEIVRDTKHIYKSKEIVFTLIGRVNAVIKAHRTDSQSYFGSGSDQDEKYWMALLRQVLVAGYLSKDIETYGVIKITKAGLDFIKKPVSFMMSEDHEYNENEDEAIVTASKSGGTADEVLMGMLRELRKKVAKKLGVPPFVVFQDPSLEDMALKYPISIAELYNIHGVGEGKAKKYGGDFVALINRYVEENDIIRPDDLVVKSTGVNSVNKLYIIQNIDRKLSLNDIASAKGLSMDALIKEMEQIVYSGTKLNIKYWVDDMLDDDQQEEIHEYFMESESDKIEDALKEFDGEYDIDELRLMRIKFISEVAN, from the coding sequence ATGAATTCAAACGAAATTGAAATACATAAAGAATTAAAGAAGTATTTCGGCTTTAGCCAATTTAAGGGATTGCAGGAGGAGGTTATAAAAAGTATACTCGATAAAAAAAATACTTTTGTTATAATGCCTACCGGAGGAGGAAAATCACTCTGTTATCAATTGCCCGCTTTAATTCAGGAAGGAACAGCAATAGTTGTATCTCCTTTGATTGCTTTGATGAAAAATCAGGTTGACGCGATTCGGAGTCTTTCTTCAGAAAACGGAATTGCTCACGTTCTGAATTCTTCACTTACCAAAACAGAAATTGCCCAAGTAAAAAAGGACATTACTTCTGGTTTGACAAAATTATTATATGTTGCACCAGAATCATTAACTAAAGAAGAATATGTGCAATTTCTTCAAAATGTACCTATTTCATTTGTAGCTATAGATGAAGCCCATTGTATTTCAGAATGGGGACATGATTTTAGACCTGAATATAGAAATTTAAAACATATTATTAAACAGTTGGGTGATGTGCCGATTATTGGACTTACCGCAACTGCTACCCCAAAAGTTCAAGAAGATATTTTAAAAAATCTTGACATGTCTGACGCTAATACTTTCAAAGCGTCGTTTAATAGACCAAATTTATACTACGAAGTTCGTACGAAAACCAAAAATATAGAATCGGATATTATTCGTTTTATAAAGCAACATAAAGGAAAATCGGGAATTATATATTGTTTAAGCCGTAAAAAAGTAGAAGCAATTGCCGAAGTTTTACAAGTAAATGGTATCAGTGCTGTTCCTTATCATGCAGGATTAGATGCTAAAACAAGAGCAAAACATCAGGATATGTTCCTTATGGAAGATGTAGATGTTGTTGTGGCGACTATTGCCTTTGGGATGGGGATAGATAAACCTGATGTTCGTTTCGTAATACATCATGATATTCCAAAATCACTTGAAAGTTATTACCAAGAAACTGGTCGTGCAGGTCGTGACGGTGGAGAAGGACATTGTTTGGCATATTACTCGTATAAAGATGTAGAGAAATTAGAAAAGTTTATGTCAGGGAAACCAGTTGCTGAACAAGAAATTGGTTTTGCTTTATTACAAGAAGTAGTGGCTTATGCTGAAACATCAATGTCGCGTAGAAAGTTCTTACTTCATTATTTCGGAGAGGAATTTGATAGCGAAACAGGTGAAGGTGCAGATATGGATGACAATGTTCGTAATCCAAAAACTAAAATTGAAGCGAAAGATCAAGTAGTGAAATTGTTGGAGATTGTAAGAGATACAAAACATATCTACAAATCCAAAGAAATAGTATTTACTTTAATAGGACGTGTAAATGCTGTTATAAAAGCACATAGAACAGATTCGCAGTCTTACTTCGGGTCAGGTTCGGATCAGGATGAAAAATATTGGATGGCCTTACTTCGTCAAGTATTAGTAGCCGGATATTTATCAAAAGATATAGAAACATACGGAGTTATAAAAATCACCAAAGCGGGATTAGATTTTATTAAAAAACCAGTTTCGTTTATGATGTCTGAGGATCATGAATATAACGAAAATGAAGATGAAGCAATAGTAACAGCATCAAAATCGGGAGGTACTGCCGATGAGGTTTTGATGGGGATGTTACGTGAACTACGAAAAAAAGTAGCTAAGAAATTAGGCGTTCCTCCATTTGTGGTATTTCAGGATCCATCACTTGAGGATATGGCTTTAAAATATCCAATTTCTATTGCTGAATTGTATAATATACATGGAGTAGGAGAAGGAAAAGCGAAAAAATACGGAGGAGATTTTGTAGCCTTAATAAATAGGTATGTTGAAGAAAATGATATTATACGTCCAGATGATTTGGTTGTAAAATCTACTGGAGTTAATTCAGTAAATAAATTATACATTATCCAGAACATTGATCGTAAATTATCACTTAATGATATTGCTTCAGCAAAAGGACTTTCGATGGATGCTTTGATTAAGGAAATGGAGCAAATCGTTTATTCAGGAACTAAACTTAATATTAAATATTGGGTTGATGATATGCTGGATGATGATCAGCAAGAAGAAATTCACGAATACTTCATGGAATCAGAATCAGATAAAATAGAAGATGCTCTCAAAGAATTTGATGGAGAGTATGATATAGATGAATTACGCTTAATGCGAATAAAATTTATTAGCGAAGTAGCTAATTAA
- a CDS encoding KpsF/GutQ family sugar-phosphate isomerase: MITKENILAIAKKTILSESEAVAKLVNFLDENFTQAVQQIYETKGRLVVTGIGKSAIIAQKMVATFNSTGTPSLFLHASEAIHGDLGMIQNEDVIICISKSGNSPEIKVLVPLLKRFGNILIAITGNTTSFLAKGSDHVLNTTVDMEACPINLAPTNSTTAQLVMGDALAVCLMEMRDFKPEDFAVYHPGGALGKKLLLRVKDMIEHSLKPTVAPDSSIKKVIFEISEKRLGVTAVVENDKIIGIITDGDIRRMLNDRDSFADLTAIDIMTKNPKMVSSDTMAVDALNILEDFSITQLIVSDNGEYKGVLHLHDILKEGIV, encoded by the coding sequence TTGATAACAAAAGAAAATATATTAGCTATCGCTAAAAAAACAATACTATCTGAAAGTGAGGCAGTTGCAAAGCTAGTTAATTTTTTAGATGAAAATTTCACTCAAGCCGTTCAACAGATATACGAAACAAAAGGTCGATTAGTAGTCACCGGAATAGGAAAAAGCGCAATTATTGCACAAAAAATGGTTGCTACTTTTAATTCTACTGGAACACCTTCTTTATTCCTTCACGCGTCTGAAGCAATTCACGGAGATTTAGGAATGATTCAAAATGAAGATGTTATTATTTGCATCTCTAAAAGTGGTAATAGTCCAGAAATCAAAGTTTTAGTTCCTCTTTTAAAACGTTTTGGCAATATACTAATTGCCATAACAGGAAATACGACTTCTTTTTTAGCAAAAGGAAGTGATCATGTCCTGAACACCACCGTTGACATGGAAGCTTGCCCAATAAACCTAGCCCCAACTAATAGCACTACTGCCCAACTAGTAATGGGAGATGCTCTTGCGGTTTGTTTAATGGAAATGCGTGATTTCAAACCAGAAGACTTCGCTGTATACCACCCAGGAGGAGCATTAGGAAAAAAACTTTTACTTCGCGTAAAAGACATGATTGAACATTCGTTAAAACCAACTGTAGCCCCCGATTCTTCAATCAAAAAAGTTATATTTGAAATATCAGAAAAGCGACTAGGGGTAACCGCAGTTGTAGAGAACGACAAAATAATCGGAATCATTACTGATGGTGATATTCGACGAATGCTAAACGACAGAGATTCTTTTGCCGATTTAACTGCAATAGACATTATGACCAAAAACCCAAAGATGGTATCATCAGACACGATGGCTGTCGACGCCTTAAACATTTTAGAAGATTTTTCGATAACACAATTAATCGTTTCTGACAATGGAGAATACAAAGGCGTACTACACTTACATGACATTTTAAAAGAAGGAATCGTATAA
- the tatC gene encoding twin-arginine translocase subunit TatC, translated as MSFLDHLEELRWLLVRSTVAIIVMAFITYFISDYLFDVIIFGPTRPTFFTYQFFCELSHKLGFAENICITEMPFIIQNTQMEGQVNVFVWMCILAGFILSFPYILWEIWKFISPALYEKERKNAKVFIFISSLLFFLGVIFGYYVVIPMSVNFVATFTVSDIVKNQFTLESYIGMVKTSILAGGLFFELPIIIYFLTKLGLVTPRFLRKYWKYAVIIILIVAAIVTPPDVVSQTIVAVPMLLIYELSIFISVLVYRNKNKEENV; from the coding sequence ATGTCGTTTTTAGACCATCTTGAAGAGCTAAGATGGTTATTAGTTAGAAGTACAGTTGCCATAATAGTAATGGCTTTTATAACTTATTTTATAAGTGATTACTTATTCGATGTTATAATTTTCGGACCGACAAGACCAACGTTCTTTACCTATCAATTTTTTTGTGAATTATCACACAAACTAGGATTTGCAGAGAACATTTGTATTACCGAAATGCCTTTCATCATTCAGAATACACAAATGGAAGGACAGGTAAACGTTTTTGTATGGATGTGTATCTTAGCAGGATTCATCTTAAGTTTCCCCTACATCTTATGGGAAATATGGAAATTCATTAGCCCTGCATTGTATGAAAAAGAGCGCAAGAACGCCAAAGTATTTATTTTTATTTCCTCATTACTTTTCTTTCTAGGTGTAATTTTCGGCTATTATGTAGTAATACCAATGTCGGTAAATTTCGTAGCTACTTTTACAGTAAGTGATATTGTAAAAAATCAATTTACACTAGAGTCTTATATTGGAATGGTAAAAACAAGTATTCTTGCCGGTGGACTTTTCTTTGAACTACCAATTATCATTTATTTCCTTACCAAATTAGGACTTGTTACTCCTCGTTTTTTAAGAAAATACTGGAAATATGCCGTAATCATAATTTTAATTGTAGCAGCAATTGTAACTCCACCAGATGTTGTGAGTCAGACAATTGTAGCAGTACCAATGTTATTAATATATGAATTGAGTATCTTTATTTCGGTACTTGTATACAGAAACAAAAACAAAGAAGAAAATGTCTGA
- a CDS encoding carboxymuconolactone decarboxylase family protein, which produces MSDIIQEFNDYRSKMNEKLLADNNKIVKRIFNLDTNAYAAGALDVKTKELLGLVASAVLRCDDCVKYHLETSFKEGVTKEEMMEAMGIATLVGGTIVVPHLRRAYEFWEALEETK; this is translated from the coding sequence ATGTCTGATATCATTCAAGAATTTAACGACTATCGTTCTAAAATGAACGAGAAATTATTAGCTGATAATAACAAAATTGTAAAACGAATTTTCAACTTAGACACAAATGCATACGCAGCTGGAGCGCTTGATGTTAAAACAAAAGAACTTTTAGGCTTAGTCGCATCAGCAGTTTTACGTTGTGATGATTGTGTAAAATACCATCTTGAAACTAGCTTTAAAGAAGGTGTTACCAAAGAGGAAATGATGGAAGCAATGGGAATTGCAACCTTAGTTGGCGGTACAATTGTTGTCCCTCACTTACGTAGAGCTTATGAATTCTGGGAAGCACTAGAAGAAACTAAATAA